A single region of the Halopiger xanaduensis SH-6 genome encodes:
- the rad50 gene encoding DNA double-strand break repair ATPase Rad50 — MRVDRIRLRNFKCYGDADLGLDRGVTVVHGVNGSGKSTLLEGVFFALYGSKALDDRTLDDVITTGEEEAEVELWFTHDNRDYHVERHLKLRGDRATTTKCVLETPTETIEGARDVRREVTELLRMDAEAFVNCAYVRQGEVNKLIHASPSDRQDMIDDLLQLGALEDYRERASDARLGVKSVLDGQREVLEDVRKQVERKEDKELHERLNNLESQRAEVTDEIDHYETQREQAQNTLDTAEDVLERHAETQEEISDLEEGIDDLRSKISETEQQREDAKEQIRELETEREELAEERADLLADADLEAANADTDAVEARIEELEARDEELRDDLEEVRVAITETNGEIERLCEEADDLESQADEARTEADDLAERIEGDEDDIADREEKLEDLEDDIETAREQFDDAPIEFGDAAAHLEDLESEREDRTDEIGDVTADIRAVENAIEEGERLLEEGNCPTCGQPVKDSPHVDVLDDKREELSDLEKQLEELEAERDDLDERIERAEALREAERRVDRLEENRDNVEQLVAEKRESLAERREQREDLLEDAEEYESEAEEKREEAAELEDEVAEKREELGEINGERGEIKETLEALRRIAEIDDEREDLESEIENYRERRRNWQQLNDERRETLSSKRERKRDLESEFDEERVATAREDKQNAEQYIEKVDAKLEDLEERRTEIQNAIGAVENELEELERLRDRLESLEERCDRLESLYDEAETLQTTYGELRSELRQRNVETLERLLNETFELVYQNDSYASIELDGDYRLTVFQKDGEALEPEQLSGGERALFNLSLRCAIYRLLAEGVEGTAPMPPLILDEPTVFLDSGHVTQLVSLVESMRELGVEQIVVVSHDEELVGAADSLVRVEKDATSNRSRLERGEPPEMELLASD, encoded by the coding sequence GTGAGGGTCGATCGCATCCGCCTGCGGAATTTCAAATGCTACGGCGACGCCGACCTCGGCCTCGACCGGGGCGTCACCGTCGTCCACGGCGTCAACGGCAGCGGCAAGTCGACGCTGCTCGAGGGCGTCTTCTTCGCGCTGTACGGTTCGAAGGCGCTGGACGACCGGACCCTCGACGACGTCATTACGACCGGCGAGGAGGAGGCCGAGGTCGAACTGTGGTTCACCCACGACAACCGCGACTACCACGTCGAGCGCCACCTGAAACTACGCGGGGATCGGGCAACGACGACCAAATGCGTCCTCGAGACGCCCACCGAGACGATCGAAGGCGCCCGCGACGTGCGCCGCGAGGTGACCGAACTCCTGCGGATGGACGCCGAGGCGTTCGTCAACTGCGCGTACGTCCGCCAGGGCGAGGTCAACAAGCTCATCCACGCCTCGCCGAGCGACCGCCAGGACATGATCGACGACCTCCTCCAGTTGGGCGCGCTCGAGGACTACCGCGAACGTGCCAGCGACGCCCGCCTCGGGGTCAAGTCGGTGCTGGACGGCCAGCGCGAGGTTCTCGAGGACGTCCGCAAGCAGGTCGAGCGCAAGGAGGACAAGGAACTTCACGAGCGGCTGAACAATCTGGAGTCTCAGCGGGCCGAGGTTACCGACGAGATCGACCACTACGAAACCCAGCGCGAGCAGGCCCAGAACACGCTCGACACCGCCGAAGACGTCCTCGAGCGCCACGCCGAAACGCAGGAGGAGATTTCGGACCTCGAGGAAGGGATCGACGACCTGCGGTCGAAGATTTCCGAGACCGAACAGCAGCGCGAGGACGCGAAAGAGCAGATCCGCGAACTAGAGACCGAGCGCGAGGAGTTAGCCGAGGAACGGGCCGACCTGCTCGCAGATGCGGACCTCGAGGCTGCCAATGCCGACACCGACGCCGTCGAAGCCCGCATCGAGGAACTCGAGGCCCGTGACGAAGAACTGCGGGACGACCTCGAGGAGGTCCGCGTCGCGATCACGGAGACCAACGGCGAGATCGAGCGGCTCTGCGAGGAGGCCGACGACCTCGAGTCCCAGGCCGACGAAGCGCGCACGGAAGCCGACGACCTCGCCGAGCGCATCGAGGGCGACGAGGACGACATCGCGGACCGCGAAGAGAAACTCGAGGACCTCGAGGACGATATCGAAACCGCCCGCGAACAGTTCGACGACGCGCCGATCGAGTTCGGCGACGCCGCCGCCCACCTCGAGGACCTCGAAAGCGAGCGCGAAGACCGCACTGACGAGATCGGCGACGTTACCGCCGACATTCGGGCCGTCGAAAACGCCATCGAAGAGGGCGAACGGCTGCTCGAGGAGGGCAACTGTCCCACCTGCGGCCAGCCCGTCAAGGACTCGCCCCACGTCGACGTGTTGGACGACAAGCGCGAGGAACTCTCGGACCTCGAAAAGCAACTCGAGGAACTCGAGGCCGAACGCGACGACCTCGACGAGCGGATCGAGCGCGCCGAAGCCCTGCGCGAAGCGGAGCGCCGCGTCGATCGACTCGAGGAGAACCGCGACAACGTCGAACAGTTAGTCGCCGAGAAGCGCGAGAGCCTCGCGGAGCGGCGCGAGCAGCGCGAGGACCTGCTCGAGGACGCCGAGGAGTACGAGAGCGAGGCCGAAGAAAAACGCGAGGAGGCCGCCGAACTGGAGGACGAGGTCGCCGAGAAGCGCGAAGAGCTCGGCGAGATCAACGGCGAGCGCGGCGAGATCAAGGAGACGCTCGAGGCGCTGCGCCGCATCGCCGAGATCGACGACGAGCGAGAGGATCTCGAGAGCGAGATCGAGAACTACCGCGAACGTCGGCGGAACTGGCAGCAACTCAACGACGAGCGCCGCGAGACGCTCTCGAGCAAGCGCGAGCGCAAACGCGACCTCGAGTCGGAGTTCGACGAGGAGCGCGTCGCAACCGCCCGCGAGGACAAGCAAAACGCAGAGCAGTACATAGAGAAGGTCGACGCGAAACTCGAGGACCTCGAGGAACGGCGCACCGAGATTCAAAATGCGATCGGCGCCGTCGAAAACGAACTCGAGGAACTCGAGCGTCTACGTGACCGGCTCGAGAGCCTCGAGGAACGGTGCGACCGCCTCGAGTCGCTGTACGACGAAGCCGAGACGCTGCAGACGACCTACGGGGAGCTGCGGTCGGAACTGCGACAGCGCAACGTCGAGACGCTCGAGCGACTATTAAACGAGACGTTCGAGCTGGTCTACCAGAACGACTCCTACGCCTCGATCGAACTAGACGGTGACTATCGCCTGACGGTCTTCCAGAAGGACGGCGAGGCGCTCGAGCCCGAACAGCTATCCGGCGGTGAACGGGCCCTGTTCAATCTCAGCCTGCGATGTGCGATCTACCGGCTGCTCGCCGAGGGCGTCGAGGGCACCGCGCCGATGCCGCCGCTGATTCTGGACGAGCCGACGGTCTTCCTCGACTCGGGCCACGTCACGCAACTCGTCTCCCTGGTCGAGTCAATGCGCGAACTCGGCGTCGAACAGATCGTCGTCGTCAGCCACGACGAGGAACTCGTCGGCGCGGCCGACTCCCTGGTCCGCGTCGAGAAGGACGCCACGTCGAACCGCTCGCGACTCGAGCGCGGCGAGCCGCCGGAGATGGAACTCCTCGCGTCCGACTGA
- the mre11 gene encoding DNA double-strand break repair protein Mre11 — protein MTRVIHTGDTHIGYQQYNSPERRRDFLAAFRGVVEDAVDDDVDAVIHAGDLFHDRRPGLLDLQGTIDILRTLADADIPFLAVVGNHEGKRDAQWLDLFADLGLATRLGADPEVVGDVAFYGLDFVPRSRREDLEYEFEPVPDAADRTALVSHGLFEPFAHADWDTERLLAESTVDFDAVLLGDNHAPDTADVQDAWVTYCGSTERASASEREDRGYNLVEFDDEVAISRRAIAETRDFVFVDVELEADEGIDRVQERVRQHDPGLEDAVVIVTIEGEGRPITPAAVEELAIDRGALVARVNDRRELPDEDEEVSVSFADPDAAVRERVRDLGLSDAALEIDETVRNDDLADANVRESVERRVRDLLEEDDSAFEPAPEREPSDEDVTTVADQLRGDAGTEPAADADSTADAAAAGSDATAEAEASSDDAAGAEPADEAVDETPAADDAAETGDEEPADADTASLGDFA, from the coding sequence ATGACGCGGGTAATCCACACGGGCGATACCCACATCGGGTACCAGCAGTACAACTCGCCCGAGCGACGCCGGGACTTCCTCGCGGCCTTCCGGGGGGTCGTCGAGGACGCCGTCGACGACGACGTCGACGCCGTGATCCACGCCGGCGACCTCTTTCACGACCGCCGCCCCGGACTGCTCGACCTGCAGGGAACCATCGATATTCTGCGAACCCTCGCCGACGCCGACATCCCCTTTCTCGCCGTCGTCGGCAACCACGAGGGGAAGCGCGACGCCCAGTGGCTCGACCTCTTCGCCGATCTCGGGCTGGCGACGCGACTCGGCGCCGACCCCGAAGTCGTCGGCGACGTCGCGTTCTACGGCCTGGACTTCGTCCCCCGCTCGCGGCGCGAGGATCTCGAGTACGAGTTCGAGCCGGTGCCCGACGCGGCCGACCGCACCGCGCTGGTGAGCCACGGGCTCTTCGAGCCGTTCGCGCACGCTGACTGGGACACCGAACGCCTCCTCGCAGAGTCGACGGTCGATTTCGACGCCGTCCTGCTCGGGGACAACCACGCGCCCGATACGGCGGACGTGCAGGACGCGTGGGTCACCTACTGCGGCTCGACCGAGCGCGCGAGCGCCAGCGAGCGCGAGGACCGCGGCTACAACCTCGTCGAGTTCGACGACGAGGTCGCCATCAGCCGCCGCGCGATCGCCGAGACGCGGGACTTCGTCTTCGTCGACGTCGAACTCGAGGCCGACGAGGGGATCGACCGCGTGCAGGAGCGGGTCCGCCAGCACGATCCCGGCCTCGAGGACGCGGTCGTCATCGTCACGATCGAGGGCGAGGGCCGGCCGATCACCCCCGCGGCCGTCGAGGAACTAGCGATCGACCGCGGCGCCCTGGTCGCCCGCGTCAACGACCGCCGCGAGTTACCCGACGAGGACGAGGAGGTGTCGGTCAGCTTCGCCGATCCGGACGCCGCCGTCCGCGAGCGCGTCCGCGATCTGGGTCTGAGCGACGCCGCCCTCGAAATCGACGAGACGGTCCGCAACGACGACCTCGCGGACGCGAACGTCCGCGAATCCGTTGAACGCCGCGTTCGGGACTTGCTCGAGGAGGACGACTCCGCGTTCGAACCAGCGCCGGAGCGGGAGCCGAGCGACGAGGATGTGACGACGGTCGCGGATCAGTTGCGCGGCGACGCTGGAACCGAACCCGCGGCCGACGCCGACTCGACCGCCGACGCTGCGGCGGCCGGTTCGGACGCGACGGCTGAAGCCGAGGCTTCGAGCGACGATGCCGCCGGCGCGGAACCTGCCGACGAAGCGGTTGATGAAACTCCCGCGGCCGACGACGCAGCAGAGACCGGCGACGAGGAACCCGCCGACGCCGACACCGCCTCCCTGGGTGATTTCGCGTGA
- a CDS encoding MarR family transcriptional regulator, whose translation MSASESIRQEADDGGSWEDVRDLPPSAKLVAKVLEYNDTMTQQQIAEETLLPSRTVRYALNRLDEENVIDSRFSFSDARKRLYSLDIDS comes from the coding sequence ATGAGTGCTTCAGAGTCGATCCGACAGGAGGCCGACGACGGGGGGAGCTGGGAGGACGTCCGCGATCTGCCGCCCAGCGCCAAACTCGTCGCGAAAGTCCTCGAGTACAACGACACGATGACCCAACAGCAGATCGCCGAGGAGACGCTGCTGCCGTCGCGGACGGTCCGCTACGCGCTGAACCGGCTCGACGAGGAGAACGTCATCGACTCGCGGTTCTCCTTCTCGGACGCCCGCAAGCGGCTGTACAGCCTCGATATCGACTCGTAA
- the pan1 gene encoding proteasome-activating nucleotidase Pan1, with amino-acid sequence MTDTVDDVDLPYDEDEASQQEKIQALEERLEVLESQNEEMRDKLLDANAENNKYQQKLERLTHENKKLKQSPLFVATVQEITDEGVIIKQHGNNQEALTEVTDEMRDDLEPDARVAVNNSLSIVKTLSSDTDVRARVMEVTESPEVSYEDIGGLEEQMQEVRETVEMPLESPEMFDDVGIDPPSGVLLYGPPGTGKTMLAKAVANQTDATFIKMAGSELVHKFIGEGAKLVRDLFKVAREHEPAVIFIDEIDAIAAKRTESKTSGDAEVQRTMMQLLSEMDGFEDRGDIRIIAATNRFDMLDRAILRPGRFDRLIEVPKPNQEGREIIFQIHTRNMNVSDDVDFAELAEEAEEASGADIKAVCTEAGMFAIRDDRTEIQMEDFRNAWDKVQAESDDAEDVSKTFA; translated from the coding sequence ATGACCGATACTGTGGACGACGTCGACCTCCCCTACGACGAGGACGAGGCGTCCCAACAGGAGAAGATCCAGGCGCTCGAGGAACGGCTGGAGGTCCTCGAGTCGCAAAACGAGGAGATGCGCGACAAACTCCTCGACGCGAACGCCGAGAACAACAAGTACCAGCAGAAGCTCGAGCGGCTGACCCACGAGAACAAGAAGCTAAAGCAGTCCCCGCTGTTCGTCGCCACGGTCCAGGAGATCACGGACGAAGGCGTCATCATCAAGCAACACGGGAACAACCAGGAGGCCCTGACGGAGGTCACCGACGAGATGCGGGACGACCTCGAGCCCGACGCTCGCGTCGCCGTCAACAACTCGCTTTCTATCGTCAAGACGCTCTCGAGCGACACCGACGTGCGGGCTCGCGTGATGGAGGTCACCGAGAGCCCGGAGGTTAGCTACGAGGACATCGGCGGCCTCGAGGAGCAGATGCAGGAGGTCCGCGAGACCGTCGAGATGCCGCTGGAGAGTCCCGAAATGTTCGACGACGTCGGGATCGACCCGCCGAGCGGCGTCCTGCTGTACGGCCCGCCGGGCACCGGCAAGACGATGCTCGCGAAGGCCGTCGCGAACCAGACCGACGCCACCTTCATCAAGATGGCCGGCTCGGAACTCGTCCACAAGTTCATCGGGGAGGGCGCCAAGCTCGTCCGCGACCTGTTCAAGGTCGCCCGCGAGCACGAGCCCGCCGTCATCTTCATCGACGAGATCGACGCCATCGCCGCCAAGCGAACGGAGTCCAAGACCTCCGGTGACGCCGAGGTCCAGCGGACGATGATGCAACTGCTCTCCGAAATGGACGGCTTCGAGGACCGCGGCGACATCCGCATCATCGCCGCCACCAACCGCTTCGACATGCTCGACCGCGCAATTCTGCGCCCCGGTCGATTCGACCGCCTCATCGAGGTGCCCAAGCCGAACCAGGAGGGCCGCGAGATCATCTTCCAGATCCACACCCGCAACATGAACGTCTCCGACGACGTCGACTTCGCGGAACTGGCCGAAGAGGCGGAAGAGGCCTCCGGCGCCGACATCAAGGCCGTCTGTACGGAAGCCGGCATGTTCGCCATCCGCGACGACCGCACGGAGATCCAGATGGAAGACTTCCGCAACGCCTGGGACAAGGTGCAGGCCGAATCCGACGACGCCGAGGACGTCTCCAAGACGTTCGCCTGA
- a CDS encoding GMP synthase subunit A, which yields MTKIVVVDNHGQFTHLERRALRDLGVETELIDNDTPPEDVDADGVVLSGGPDMDRIGKSPEYLEADMPVLGICLGMQLIAEELGGRVGGGDYGGYADVTVDIVDSDDPLTGSLHPDTRVWASHADEVKELPAGFELTAESDVCDVEAMSDTDRDIYGVQWHPEVAHTEEGEEIFENFIEICESQ from the coding sequence ATGACGAAAATCGTCGTGGTGGACAACCACGGACAGTTCACCCACCTGGAGCGCCGGGCGCTTCGCGACCTCGGCGTCGAGACGGAACTGATCGACAACGACACGCCCCCCGAAGACGTCGACGCCGACGGCGTCGTCCTCTCCGGCGGCCCGGACATGGACCGGATCGGGAAGTCCCCCGAGTACCTCGAGGCCGATATGCCGGTGCTGGGTATCTGTCTCGGCATGCAACTGATCGCCGAGGAACTCGGCGGCCGCGTCGGGGGCGGCGACTACGGCGGCTACGCCGACGTCACCGTCGACATCGTCGACAGCGACGACCCGCTCACGGGATCGCTCCACCCCGACACGCGGGTCTGGGCGAGCCACGCCGACGAGGTCAAAGAGCTCCCCGCAGGCTTCGAACTGACCGCCGAAAGCGACGTCTGCGACGTCGAGGCGATGAGCGACACCGACCGCGACATCTACGGCGTCCAGTGGCACCCCGAAGTCGCCCACACCGAGGAGGGCGAGGAGATCTTCGAGAACTTCATCGAGATCTGCGAGTCGCAGTAG
- a CDS encoding DUF3194 domain-containing protein, with the protein MSSGEPTDDEVVQTASDAAEGYVFSQYKQSDVRDLDVTVTFEDGVLEVDVYLNGPDEEDGPDPEQVADDAALTARQAVDELFEDADAA; encoded by the coding sequence ATGTCGAGCGGCGAACCGACCGACGACGAGGTCGTGCAGACGGCCTCTGACGCTGCGGAAGGCTACGTCTTCTCGCAGTACAAACAATCGGACGTGCGCGATCTCGACGTCACCGTAACCTTCGAGGACGGCGTCCTCGAGGTCGACGTCTACCTGAACGGGCCGGACGAGGAGGACGGGCCCGACCCCGAGCAGGTCGCCGACGACGCGGCGCTCACCGCGCGCCAGGCGGTCGACGAGCTGTTCGAGGACGCGGACGCGGCCTGA
- a CDS encoding prefoldin subunit beta yields MQGNLPPEAQEKIEQLQDLQETAQEVAVQKQEAETNLTEAENALDELENIDDETTMYRNVGELLVETDYDEAQDDLEDKVDSLEIRLETLEKQEERVQDQFESLQEELEELLGGGMGGPAGPGGPGAGGA; encoded by the coding sequence ATGCAAGGCAATCTGCCGCCGGAGGCACAGGAGAAAATCGAACAGCTCCAGGACCTGCAGGAGACGGCCCAGGAAGTCGCCGTCCAGAAGCAGGAAGCCGAAACGAACCTCACCGAGGCCGAAAACGCGCTCGACGAACTCGAGAACATCGACGACGAGACCACGATGTACCGCAACGTCGGCGAACTCCTCGTCGAGACCGACTACGACGAGGCTCAGGACGACCTCGAGGACAAGGTCGACTCCCTCGAGATCCGCCTCGAGACCTTAGAGAAGCAGGAAGAGCGCGTCCAGGATCAGTTCGAGAGCCTCCAGGAGGAGCTCGAAGAACTCCTCGGCGGCGGCATGGGCGGTCCGGCCGGCCCGGGCGGTCCGGGCGCCGGCGGCGCATAA
- a CDS encoding phosphatase PAP2 family protein, which yields MLAQVLTQLVAVVTLMVLIGIVVFVGRYRLRATIGEWRERLRAIAPVTAVLALVLVGSSDIRLIGPELSWIIGWNLTGTIFDLEGQFILWLQTYETPAATAYFSFIYIYGYVFLLVFPVIAYFALSNTRPLRELLAAYTLNYALGLVCYIFVIAYGPRNMMPEVTALLYDTYPEYQHLTRQVNRNTNVFPSLHASLAGTVALLAYRTRSIYPKWLAVALALGISVAVSTMYLGIHWATDVVAGLGLAYVSVALAHALVGRWSVSQWAANRFPRLRQIGGRGPAEAERESEKTRAERD from the coding sequence ATGCTCGCGCAAGTCCTGACGCAACTGGTCGCCGTCGTGACGCTCATGGTCCTGATCGGAATCGTCGTCTTCGTCGGCCGATACCGGCTCCGCGCCACTATCGGCGAGTGGCGCGAGCGACTTCGTGCGATCGCCCCGGTCACCGCCGTGCTCGCGCTCGTCCTGGTCGGGAGTAGCGACATCAGGCTGATCGGCCCCGAACTCTCGTGGATCATCGGCTGGAATCTGACCGGGACGATCTTCGACCTCGAGGGGCAGTTCATCCTCTGGCTGCAGACCTACGAGACGCCGGCGGCGACGGCGTACTTCTCGTTCATCTACATCTACGGCTACGTCTTCCTGCTGGTCTTCCCCGTTATCGCCTACTTCGCGCTCTCGAACACGCGGCCCCTTCGGGAGCTGCTGGCGGCCTACACGCTGAACTACGCGCTCGGACTGGTGTGTTACATCTTCGTCATCGCCTACGGCCCGCGGAACATGATGCCCGAAGTCACGGCGCTGCTGTACGACACGTATCCGGAGTACCAACACCTCACGCGGCAGGTCAACCGCAATACCAACGTGTTCCCGTCGCTGCACGCGTCGCTCGCCGGAACGGTCGCGTTACTGGCGTATCGTACGCGGAGTATCTACCCGAAGTGGCTCGCCGTCGCCCTCGCGCTCGGGATTTCGGTCGCGGTCTCGACGATGTACCTGGGGATCCACTGGGCGACCGACGTCGTCGCCGGGCTCGGGCTGGCGTACGTCAGCGTCGCCCTGGCGCACGCGCTGGTCGGTCGCTGGTCGGTTTCCCAGTGGGCCGCGAACAGATTCCCGCGGCTTCGACAGATCGGCGGCCGCGGCCCCGCCGAGGCCGAGCGAGAATCGGAGAAGACTCGCGCCGAGCGCGACTAA
- a CDS encoding ABC transporter substrate-binding protein gives MIGSEPNDENDSCDGGSISRRAMLAAAGTGAAVSTSGCIRRVRSVVNRDDVEPLSLTITTLPADGDRESIQLAREIAAALETVGIDASIEMRSNEEFLRAILINQDFDVYVGRHPGGTDPSYLYEALHSRYADERGWQNPFGYANLAFDEFLEAQRAADGGDRQAAVQETLEALAVEQPFVPLCVPDEYRLVRTDRFAGWGDGHPASRLGYLGLERGPALESGDGSGGDDADGDEPAVLRTAHVDARPSQNLNPLSAEYRNRGTIIELLYDSLAVVPLSSTDFDGADLEEDDTDAETEDDGGESTTGTTDDESGGNGSDSAPSDAGTAPTSDLQPWLAADWEWDDAGETMTVELRENCRFHDDEPLTAEDVRFTYRFLADTGLGDLEVDAPAPLYRGRVDAVESVDRLDDHRLEITVDASRAVGERALTVPILPKHIWEPRAAAADVPGYRVALGTSEALVTNNVPPVGSGPYQFATRSEREHVTLERFDDHFTAREGVTLPGVTPDRLRFLIDPRSASAIERVETNEADITSTALESYVVDDLLGDAEAGELPEDVEVLESESWLFYHLGFNARKAPFSNPRFRRCVAQVLDKQWFVEAVFDGHARPIAAPVTEEWTPDSLRWDGEDPETPFLGTDGEIDVAAARNAFESAGFSYDGEGRLRVRR, from the coding sequence ATGATCGGATCCGAGCCGAACGACGAGAACGATAGCTGCGACGGCGGATCGATTAGCCGCCGAGCGATGCTGGCGGCGGCCGGAACCGGCGCAGCGGTGTCGACCAGCGGCTGTATCCGCCGGGTCAGAAGTGTCGTCAACCGGGACGACGTCGAACCGCTTTCGCTGACGATCACCACCCTCCCCGCCGACGGCGACCGCGAGAGCATTCAACTCGCCCGCGAGATCGCGGCCGCCCTCGAAACCGTCGGCATCGACGCCTCGATCGAGATGCGATCCAACGAGGAATTCCTGCGCGCGATCCTGATCAACCAGGACTTCGACGTCTACGTCGGCCGCCACCCCGGCGGCACCGACCCGTCCTACCTCTACGAGGCGCTGCACTCCCGCTACGCCGACGAGCGCGGCTGGCAGAACCCCTTCGGCTACGCGAATCTGGCGTTCGACGAGTTCCTCGAGGCCCAGCGCGCGGCCGACGGGGGCGACCGACAGGCAGCGGTTCAGGAGACGCTCGAGGCGCTGGCGGTCGAACAGCCGTTCGTGCCGCTGTGCGTTCCCGACGAGTATCGGCTGGTCCGGACGGACCGGTTCGCCGGCTGGGGCGACGGCCACCCCGCGTCGCGGCTCGGCTACCTCGGGCTCGAACGCGGCCCCGCGCTCGAGTCGGGCGACGGATCTGGTGGCGACGACGCGGACGGCGACGAGCCCGCGGTGTTACGAACGGCCCACGTCGATGCCCGGCCGTCGCAGAACCTCAATCCGCTCTCGGCCGAGTACCGGAACCGCGGGACGATCATCGAACTGCTGTACGATTCGCTCGCGGTCGTTCCCCTCTCGAGCACCGACTTCGACGGCGCGGATCTCGAGGAAGACGACACCGATGCCGAGACGGAAGACGACGGGGGCGAGTCTACCACCGGTACCACGGACGACGAAAGCGGCGGCAATGGTAGCGACTCCGCCCCTTCGGACGCGGGGACCGCGCCGACCAGCGACCTCCAACCGTGGCTCGCCGCCGACTGGGAGTGGGATGACGCCGGCGAGACGATGACGGTCGAACTGCGCGAGAACTGCCGATTCCACGACGACGAGCCGCTGACCGCCGAGGACGTCCGATTCACGTACCGGTTCCTCGCCGACACCGGCCTCGGGGATCTCGAGGTCGACGCCCCAGCGCCGCTCTATCGGGGCCGCGTCGACGCCGTCGAGTCCGTCGACCGACTCGACGACCACCGCCTCGAGATAACGGTCGACGCGAGTCGCGCCGTCGGCGAGCGCGCGCTGACGGTGCCGATTCTGCCGAAACATATCTGGGAGCCGCGGGCGGCGGCCGCCGACGTTCCCGGCTACCGCGTCGCGCTCGGCACGAGCGAGGCGCTGGTCACGAACAACGTCCCGCCGGTCGGCAGCGGCCCCTACCAGTTCGCGACTCGAAGCGAGCGCGAGCACGTCACGCTCGAGCGGTTCGACGATCACTTCACGGCCCGCGAGGGCGTCACCCTGCCCGGGGTGACCCCCGATCGGCTCCGGTTCCTGATCGATCCGCGAAGCGCGTCCGCCATCGAACGCGTCGAGACGAACGAGGCCGATATCACCAGCACCGCTCTCGAGAGCTACGTCGTCGACGACCTCCTCGGGGACGCGGAAGCGGGCGAGCTACCCGAGGACGTCGAGGTCCTCGAGTCGGAGTCGTGGCTGTTCTACCACCTCGGGTTCAACGCGCGGAAGGCGCCGTTCAGCAACCCGCGTTTCCGGCGGTGCGTCGCACAGGTGCTCGACAAGCAGTGGTTCGTCGAGGCGGTGTTCGACGGCCACGCGCGGCCGATCGCCGCGCCGGTCACCGAGGAGTGGACGCCCGACAGTCTCCGCTGGGACGGCGAGGACCCGGAGACGCCGTTCCTCGGGACCGACGGCGAGATCGACGTCGCTGCGGCCCGGAACGCGTTCGAAAGCGCCGGGTTCAGCTACGACGGCGAGGGCCGACTACGGGTGAGACGCTGA
- a CDS encoding ribonuclease P protein component 4 produces the protein MSIAAERLERLHDLASAAAADGDDERARYYVQLARRVAERNRLSLPKQFRRFTCDNCDRYLRPGSNARVRLQDGHVVITCDCGAHARYPYEG, from the coding sequence ATGAGCATCGCCGCCGAGCGACTCGAGCGCCTGCACGACCTCGCCAGCGCGGCGGCAGCGGACGGCGACGACGAACGGGCCCGCTACTACGTGCAACTCGCCCGCCGCGTCGCGGAGCGAAACCGCCTCTCGCTTCCGAAGCAGTTCCGGCGGTTCACCTGCGACAACTGCGACCGCTACCTGCGGCCGGGCTCGAACGCCCGCGTCAGGCTGCAGGACGGACACGTCGTCATCACCTGCGATTGCGGCGCCCACGCCAGGTACCCCTACGAAGGGTAG
- a CDS encoding YhbY family RNA-binding protein: MDQQELKKRAHDLDVTVWVGKSGIESVVDELDDQLSNADLVKVKFLRAARAGSSTEEKAADLAERVNADLVETRGHTAVLYR; encoded by the coding sequence ATGGACCAACAAGAACTCAAAAAGCGCGCACACGACCTCGACGTAACCGTCTGGGTCGGCAAGAGCGGTATCGAATCGGTCGTCGACGAACTCGACGATCAGCTCTCGAACGCGGATCTGGTGAAGGTGAAGTTCCTGCGGGCCGCCCGCGCCGGCAGTTCGACCGAGGAGAAGGCTGCCGATCTCGCCGAGCGAGTCAACGCTGACCTCGTCGAGACGCGCGGGCACACCGCCGTGCTGTATCGATGA